The Cetobacterium somerae ATCC BAA-474 genome includes a window with the following:
- a CDS encoding sugar ABC transporter ATP-binding protein: protein MESYLLEAKDIRKIFPGVVALDGVNFSLKTGEVHALLGENGAGKSTMMKIFSGVHQKDGGEIYIKGKKEEIKSPIHAAELGIGIIYQELNLCPHLSVAENIFLSREFVNGVRLDRKKMEEEAGKLLFTLKSNINPKEKVKNLSISNQQIVEIAKALSQNADIIIMDEPTSSLSEREIAQLFEVIKELKKAKKGIVYISHKLDELKEITDRVTIFRDGKWVVTDKFNNLTLDEIIAFMVGRSVDEKFPRIDMKRGVDKILEIRNYSKNNYFKDINMELYEGEVLGVAGLVGAGRTELCKGIFGAYGKCSGEIYINGNQVNISSPMEAIKEGISYIAEDRKKEGLAINMSVVQNISFPILDKISSKILGKIRKKELLEKSDSMVEALAIKTPTVYQKVKNLSGGNQQKIVIGKWLLNNPKIVIFDEPTRGIDVNAKIEIYKIINQLKKDGIGVIVVSSELPEILGVTDRIVVMCNKKIRANLNTRETTQEEIMHYATKFND from the coding sequence ATGGAAAGTTATCTATTAGAAGCTAAAGATATTAGAAAAATTTTTCCAGGAGTTGTAGCTTTAGATGGAGTAAATTTTTCATTAAAAACTGGAGAGGTTCATGCTCTTTTAGGTGAAAATGGAGCAGGAAAATCGACTATGATGAAAATTTTTTCAGGTGTTCATCAAAAAGATGGCGGAGAAATCTATATAAAAGGAAAAAAAGAGGAGATAAAATCACCGATACACGCAGCAGAGCTAGGTATTGGGATAATTTATCAAGAGCTAAATCTTTGTCCTCATCTTTCAGTAGCAGAGAATATATTTTTAAGTAGAGAGTTTGTAAATGGAGTTCGTCTAGATAGAAAAAAAATGGAAGAGGAAGCTGGAAAGCTTTTGTTTACATTGAAATCTAATATAAATCCAAAGGAAAAAGTTAAAAACCTTTCAATATCAAATCAACAAATTGTAGAAATAGCAAAAGCGTTATCACAGAATGCAGATATTATAATAATGGATGAGCCAACTTCATCTTTAAGTGAAAGAGAGATTGCTCAACTTTTTGAAGTTATAAAAGAGTTGAAAAAAGCTAAAAAAGGTATTGTTTATATATCACATAAATTAGATGAATTAAAAGAGATAACAGATAGGGTTACTATATTTAGAGATGGAAAATGGGTTGTAACAGATAAATTTAATAATTTAACTTTAGATGAAATAATAGCTTTTATGGTTGGAAGAAGTGTGGATGAAAAATTTCCAAGAATAGATATGAAAAGAGGAGTAGATAAAATTTTAGAGATAAGAAATTATTCTAAAAATAACTATTTTAAAGATATAAATATGGAACTTTATGAGGGCGAGGTTTTAGGAGTTGCTGGATTGGTTGGAGCAGGAAGAACAGAACTTTGTAAAGGTATTTTTGGTGCTTATGGAAAATGTTCAGGAGAAATCTATATAAATGGAAATCAAGTTAATATCTCATCTCCAATGGAAGCTATAAAAGAGGGTATATCTTATATCGCAGAGGATAGAAAAAAAGAGGGTCTTGCCATAAATATGAGTGTTGTTCAAAATATAAGTTTTCCAATATTAGATAAAATAAGTTCAAAAATTTTAGGTAAAATAAGAAAAAAAGAGCTTTTAGAAAAAAGTGACTCAATGGTAGAAGCGTTAGCTATAAAAACACCTACAGTTTATCAAAAAGTAAAAAATCTTAGTGGAGGAAATCAACAAAAGATTGTAATAGGAAAGTGGCTTTTAAATAATCCTAAAATTGTTATATTTGATGAGCCGACTAGAGGGATAGATGTAAATGCAAAAATTGAAATCTATAAGATAATAAATCAATTAAAAAAAGATGGAATAGGAGTAATAGTTGTATCTTCAGAACTTCCTGAGATTTTGGGAGTTACAGATAGAATAGTAGTTATGTGTAACAAAAAAATTCGTGCAAATTTAAATACAAGAGAGACTACTCAAGAGGAGATAATGCACTACGCTACAAAATTTAATGATTAA
- the pgsW gene encoding poly-gamma-glutamate system protein, which produces MKKYSLYLLAILVGICLILGDMEFGDKHEGFDEMLEAKNLMVKLSKEIYSEKINRAINIDKKLDILESGLIGEEFTGITTTLGDLDSKRISTNPEFAAYFVKKLKNKGLKKDDVVYVNMSSSFPGLNLSLISALDTLNLRGVIINSIGSSMYGANNEEFTFLEMINFLKSKNMIKNSVELYTLGGDADEGLNFDEDVKGHLVERLNEIDIPKLDFKDLNDNIGKRIAYYEKYPNPKYFINIGGNLVSTKLEKYYESLGIPTLTMLNIKQIALANGISNVKNTKQLYEKSQNLIFYFGIIFAFIGYILKIFYKNKKSIRY; this is translated from the coding sequence ATGAAAAAATATTCATTATATTTATTAGCAATTTTAGTTGGAATATGTTTAATCTTAGGGGATATGGAGTTTGGAGATAAGCATGAAGGTTTTGATGAGATGTTAGAAGCTAAAAATTTAATGGTAAAACTTTCTAAAGAGATATACAGTGAAAAGATAAACAGAGCAATTAATATTGATAAGAAATTAGATATTTTAGAAAGTGGTTTGATAGGAGAAGAGTTCACAGGAATAACAACAACATTAGGAGATTTAGATAGTAAGAGAATATCTACAAACCCAGAGTTTGCAGCTTATTTTGTGAAAAAATTGAAAAATAAAGGATTGAAAAAAGATGATGTTGTATATGTAAATATGTCGAGTTCATTTCCAGGTCTTAATCTGTCTTTAATATCAGCCTTAGATACTCTCAATTTAAGGGGAGTTATAATAAACTCCATAGGTTCATCAATGTATGGTGCTAATAACGAAGAGTTTACATTTTTAGAAATGATAAATTTTTTAAAATCTAAAAATATGATAAAAAATAGTGTAGAGCTTTATACGTTAGGTGGAGATGCAGACGAAGGATTAAATTTCGATGAAGATGTGAAAGGGCACTTAGTAGAGAGATTAAATGAGATAGATATTCCAAAATTAGATTTTAAAGATTTAAATGACAACATAGGGAAAAGAATAGCTTACTATGAAAAATATCCAAATCCAAAGTATTTTATAAATATTGGTGGGAATTTAGTTTCTACTAAGTTAGAAAAGTATTATGAAAGTTTAGGAATTCCAACTTTAACTATGTTAAATATTAAACAGATAGCTCTTGCTAATGGAATTTCTAATGTTAAAAATACAAAGCAACTATATGAAAAGTCTCAAAATCTTATATTTTATTTTGGGATTATATTTGCCTTTATAGGGTATATTTTGAAGATATTTTATAAAAATAAAAAATCCATTCGTTATTGA
- a CDS encoding EAL domain-containing protein produces the protein MNKQLENLLKLNLEDILKVAFQPIYSLDGEIKSYEVLSRFYNKDNDVISTIKVIKFLEKQDTIHELDFLILKKIEKYLKDGKKIAINISPITILMDEFLEKVNLLKCNLSNLEIELTERGDFNYKKLITRINQLNKLGIKVVMDDFPMKNSSLETLLKTQINKVKIDRSLLKDINCPLGKEVYKGIVSLLKTMKHEITIEGIETKEQFDFIKEIGVNFVQGYYMGKPILENELAL, from the coding sequence ATGAATAAACAATTGGAAAATCTTTTAAAACTTAATTTAGAAGATATTTTAAAAGTTGCTTTTCAACCGATATATTCTTTAGACGGGGAAATAAAGAGTTATGAGGTTTTATCGAGATTTTATAATAAAGATAATGATGTTATTTCTACAATAAAAGTGATAAAATTTTTAGAAAAACAAGACACTATACACGAACTAGATTTTTTAATTTTAAAAAAAATTGAAAAATATTTAAAAGATGGAAAAAAAATAGCAATAAATATTTCACCAATAACAATTTTAATGGACGAATTTCTTGAAAAAGTAAATCTATTAAAATGTAACTTATCTAATCTAGAAATTGAATTAACTGAAAGAGGAGATTTTAACTATAAAAAATTAATTACTAGAATCAATCAGCTAAATAAATTAGGAATAAAGGTTGTCATGGATGATTTTCCTATGAAAAACTCTAGTCTGGAAACTCTTTTAAAAACTCAAATTAATAAAGTTAAAATTGATCGAAGTTTATTAAAAGATATTAATTGTCCTTTAGGAAAAGAGGTTTATAAAGGAATTGTATCTCTATTAAAAACAATGAAACACGAGATTACAATTGAAGGAATTGAAACTAAAGAACAATTTGATTTTATTAAAGAGATTGGTGTTAATTTTGTACAAGGTTACTATATGGGAAAACCAATTCTAGAAAACGAGTTAGCTCTATAA
- a CDS encoding bifunctional metallophosphatase/5'-nucleotidase — protein MRLKNVVLIGTLTTSFLLAKEVDIKIISSSDVHGRIIPWEYSGDSYVSGSFSQIDTYVSKEKEKSNNVILVDVGDAIQDNSVEKFSKVFPNPVAKVMNVMEYDVFVPGNHEFNFGLDVLSKYTQDFKGKSLASNLFYKKDGKEFLEGSTIMEKDGIKVGFIGVTTPLITKFEADTGNVKDLEVMDSIPAIKAQVEKLKGKVDAIVLVAHMGYDNENGVPGSGVKDIANAIPEIDVILSGHAHKEVSSIVENGVVITAPYKYGQDLSIVDLKFDTNKKSKLVSKEAKTVSLKGVENSERVDKIYAPYHEKLREEANIVIGKASNPLVPKDKVKGIPSIYVEDTGLATFLHNVMLNYSDAQVVALSLDRDDSKWDAGEVKKKDIAYNYRYTGGEITVYEFTGKDLKNYMEWSAEYFNTLKPGDLTISFDLDKRAFKYSLYDQFGGAQYKIDLREEKGNRIKDLKLMDGTPITDDMKVKVGMNSYRFDMLAKKGGIFENRNIPILWDSKTAYGKTEGTIQQLSMKYVQEKKVIDGLPDNNWEIIGLPGDKNQAIAVELINEGKITLPKEGRATNIRSITVEDIKNK, from the coding sequence ATGAGATTAAAAAATGTGGTGCTAATAGGAACTTTAACAACATCGTTTTTATTGGCTAAAGAGGTGGATATAAAAATAATATCTAGCTCAGATGTACATGGAAGAATTATTCCTTGGGAATATTCAGGAGATTCATATGTTTCTGGAAGTTTTAGCCAAATAGATACATATGTGTCAAAAGAAAAAGAAAAGAGTAACAATGTTATTTTAGTTGATGTTGGTGATGCAATTCAAGATAACTCTGTTGAAAAGTTCTCAAAAGTTTTTCCAAATCCAGTAGCAAAAGTTATGAATGTAATGGAGTATGATGTATTTGTTCCGGGAAATCATGAGTTTAACTTTGGATTAGATGTTTTATCAAAGTACACACAAGATTTTAAAGGCAAATCTTTGGCTTCAAATCTTTTTTATAAAAAAGATGGGAAAGAGTTTTTAGAAGGATCTACAATAATGGAAAAAGATGGAATTAAAGTTGGATTTATTGGTGTAACAACTCCTCTTATTACAAAGTTTGAAGCAGATACAGGAAATGTAAAAGATTTAGAAGTGATGGATTCAATTCCAGCTATAAAAGCACAGGTTGAAAAACTAAAAGGAAAAGTTGATGCTATAGTTTTAGTTGCTCATATGGGATATGATAATGAGAATGGTGTTCCTGGAAGTGGAGTAAAAGATATAGCAAATGCAATTCCAGAAATAGATGTTATCTTATCAGGGCATGCACATAAAGAGGTTTCAAGTATAGTTGAAAATGGTGTGGTAATAACAGCACCTTATAAATATGGACAAGATTTATCAATAGTTGATTTAAAATTTGATACTAATAAAAAATCAAAACTTGTATCAAAAGAGGCTAAAACTGTTTCTTTAAAAGGTGTTGAAAATAGTGAAAGAGTAGATAAAATATATGCTCCTTATCATGAAAAGTTAAGAGAGGAAGCTAACATAGTTATAGGAAAAGCAAGTAATCCTCTTGTACCAAAGGATAAGGTTAAAGGAATTCCAAGCATCTATGTAGAGGATACAGGACTTGCCACTTTTTTACATAATGTTATGTTAAATTATAGTGATGCACAAGTTGTTGCACTTTCTTTAGATAGAGATGACTCTAAATGGGATGCAGGGGAGGTAAAGAAAAAAGATATTGCTTATAACTATCGTTATACAGGTGGAGAGATTACTGTATATGAATTTACAGGGAAAGACCTAAAAAATTATATGGAGTGGTCAGCTGAATATTTTAATACTTTAAAACCTGGAGATTTAACAATAAGTTTTGATTTAGATAAAAGAGCTTTTAAATATAGCTTATATGATCAATTTGGTGGAGCACAATATAAGATTGATTTAAGAGAGGAAAAAGGAAATAGAATAAAAGATTTAAAACTTATGGATGGAACTCCAATAACAGATGATATGAAAGTTAAAGTTGGAATGAATTCATATAGATTTGATATGTTAGCTAAAAAAGGTGGAATATTTGAAAATAGAAATATACCTATTTTATGGGATTCTAAAACTGCTTATGGGAAAACAGAGGGGACTATTCAACAACTATCTATGAAATATGTCCAAGAGAAAAAGGTAATTGATGGATTGCCAGATAATAACTGGGAAATAATAGGACTACCAGGAGATAAAAATCAAGCTATTGCAGTTGAACTTATAAATGAAGGAAAAATAACTCTACCAAAAGAGGGAAGAGCTACAAATATAAGATCAATAACTGTTGAGGATATAAAAAATAAATAA
- a CDS encoding nucleotidyltransferase substrate binding protein, whose amino-acid sequence MGKRWSEKIKDLENAVSRLDEAIKDSKKIELSTLKDGVIQRFEFTLELSWKILKTYLVNEGIDCVNTPKSVMREAYKAGIIKNGEIWIEMIDDRNLTSHIYSQSMADDIYLRITKKYFKELDLLFHFLKEMNF is encoded by the coding sequence ATGGGAAAGAGATGGAGTGAAAAAATTAAAGATTTAGAAAACGCTGTTTCAAGATTAGATGAAGCCATAAAAGATAGTAAAAAAATAGAGTTATCAACACTAAAGGATGGAGTAATTCAAAGATTTGAATTCACGTTAGAGTTATCTTGGAAAATACTAAAAACATATCTAGTGAATGAAGGAATAGATTGTGTGAATACACCAAAAAGTGTTATGAGAGAAGCATATAAAGCTGGAATTATAAAAAATGGTGAGATTTGGATAGAGATGATAGATGATAGAAATTTAACATCACATATTTATAGTCAATCAATGGCAGATGATATATATTTAAGAATAACAAAAAAATATTTTAAAGAATTAGATTTGTTATTTCACTTTTTAAAGGAGATGAACTTTTAA
- a CDS encoding ABC transporter permease, giving the protein MSTKIGVLKEVRGKVGEENFQILSVLSGLVAMMIFFSMASPYFFTMNNMMTVALQTSIIAIIAIGQTFVLITTGIDLSIGSNMAIAGIVTSLALVNGVPMIIAIMLGLITGIISGLINGLLIVLGDLPPFVVTLGSMSIVRGLALVITNGIPVSGLPKAFRYIGNGKVLDVPFSVIIMFLLTGIFGFILSKTKLGTHIYACGSNIEAARLSGINTKKTLIQVYVFSGFLAACSGIILASRIASGQPSAGMGYELFAVASAVIGGTSLAGGEGIITGTLIGALVIGVLRNGLNLMGVSAFLQEILIGIVIILAVFADRIKRK; this is encoded by the coding sequence GTGAGTACAAAAATTGGAGTACTAAAAGAGGTTAGGGGAAAAGTTGGAGAGGAAAACTTTCAGATTTTATCAGTATTAAGTGGATTAGTGGCAATGATGATATTTTTTTCAATGGCATCACCATATTTTTTTACAATGAACAATATGATGACAGTAGCGTTACAAACATCAATTATAGCTATAATAGCTATTGGTCAAACTTTTGTACTTATAACAACTGGAATAGATTTATCAATTGGATCAAATATGGCTATAGCTGGAATAGTAACATCTCTTGCTTTAGTTAATGGAGTTCCAATGATAATAGCTATTATGTTAGGATTGATAACTGGAATTATATCTGGTCTTATAAATGGATTACTAATAGTTTTAGGTGATTTACCACCATTTGTAGTAACTTTAGGAAGTATGAGTATAGTTAGAGGATTGGCTCTTGTAATAACTAATGGAATACCAGTTAGTGGCTTACCAAAAGCTTTTAGATATATTGGAAATGGAAAAGTTTTAGATGTCCCATTTTCTGTAATTATTATGTTTTTATTAACAGGTATATTTGGTTTTATTCTTTCTAAAACAAAGCTTGGAACACATATATATGCATGTGGAAGTAATATTGAAGCGGCTAGATTATCAGGAATAAACACAAAAAAAACATTGATTCAAGTTTACGTATTTTCAGGATTTTTAGCAGCGTGTTCTGGAATAATATTAGCCTCTAGAATAGCTTCAGGACAACCAAGTGCAGGGATGGGATATGAACTATTTGCAGTAGCTTCAGCTGTAATTGGAGGAACAAGTTTAGCTGGAGGAGAGGGAATAATAACAGGAACACTAATTGGAGCTCTAGTAATTGGAGTTTTAAGAAATGGATTAAATTTAATGGGTGTTTCAGCATTTCTACAAGAGATTTTAATTGGAATAGTTATTATATTAGCAGTATTTGCTGATAGAATTAAAAGAAAATAA
- the pgsC gene encoding poly-gamma-glutamate biosynthesis protein PgsC, producing MNETIVIIGVLLSILFYEVSELSPGGLIVPGYFALFSNDYKRIVVTILVAFFVLIVVRFLEKYLIIYGRRRFAIYIIITFLLKRFIGELDFEILIGGEVIGLLIPAILAQDLDRNGVKKTLPALLILTGVIKSIIIISGSFI from the coding sequence ATGAATGAAACTATAGTTATAATTGGGGTATTATTAAGTATTTTATTTTATGAAGTAAGTGAACTATCTCCTGGTGGACTTATAGTTCCTGGTTATTTTGCACTTTTTTCAAATGACTACAAAAGAATAGTTGTAACAATATTAGTTGCATTTTTTGTATTAATAGTTGTGAGGTTTTTAGAAAAATATCTCATAATATATGGAAGACGTAGATTTGCAATATATATTATAATAACTTTTTTACTTAAAAGATTTATAGGAGAGTTAGATTTTGAGATTTTAATTGGAGGAGAGGTAATAGGACTTCTTATACCTGCAATTTTAGCTCAAGATTTAGATAGAAATGGAGTAAAAAAGACTTTGCCAGCACTTCTTATATTAACAGGAGTTATAAAAAGTATTATTATAATAAGTGGGAGTTTTATATGA
- a CDS encoding ROK family protein → MNYYVGIDIGGTKIATVVADKNFNILNKKRFLTAETKLPLKSIERIVENIDIQLKEMAITKEDILGIGISCGGPLNSREGVILSPPNLPGWDNVNIIEILKSSFNTKVYLQNDANACALAEWKLGAGKGFENLVFLTFGTGMGAGLILDNKLYCGKQDCAGEVGHIRLNTTGPVGFGKAGSFEGYCSGGGIVKLGEIFLKEELGKGYSGPLKEKYERGSIEAKDILTLAFEGEILSKKIIDESARRLGQGLSILIDILNPEAIVIGSIYSRCENLFKPIVDLILEKECIKQSLNGCKIVPAELSENVGDLAAIIVASGEY, encoded by the coding sequence ATGAATTACTATGTGGGAATAGATATAGGAGGCACTAAAATAGCAACAGTTGTTGCTGATAAAAATTTTAATATACTTAATAAAAAAAGGTTTTTAACTGCAGAAACTAAATTACCTTTAAAAAGTATAGAAAGAATAGTGGAGAATATAGATATTCAATTGAAAGAGATGGCTATAACTAAAGAGGATATTTTAGGAATAGGTATAAGTTGTGGAGGTCCACTAAATAGTAGGGAGGGAGTGATACTTTCTCCCCCTAATCTTCCAGGATGGGACAATGTTAATATAATAGAGATTTTAAAAAGCAGCTTTAATACAAAAGTATATTTACAAAATGACGCAAATGCCTGTGCTTTAGCTGAATGGAAACTAGGAGCAGGTAAAGGTTTTGAAAATTTAGTTTTTTTAACTTTTGGAACTGGAATGGGAGCAGGACTGATACTAGATAATAAATTGTATTGTGGAAAACAAGATTGTGCAGGAGAGGTTGGGCACATTAGATTAAATACTACAGGACCAGTTGGATTTGGTAAAGCTGGGTCTTTTGAAGGATATTGTAGTGGTGGCGGAATAGTAAAACTTGGAGAAATATTTTTAAAAGAAGAGTTAGGTAAAGGATATTCTGGCCCATTAAAAGAAAAGTATGAAAGAGGTTCTATAGAAGCTAAAGATATATTAACATTGGCCTTTGAAGGAGAGATATTATCTAAAAAAATAATAGATGAGAGTGCAAGGCGATTAGGTCAAGGTCTTTCAATATTAATAGATATATTAAATCCTGAAGCAATCGTAATTGGAAGTATCTATAGTAGATGTGAAAATCTGTTTAAACCTATTGTCGATTTAATTTTAGAAAAAGAGTGTATAAAACAATCGTTAAATGGTTGTAAAATTGTACCAGCAGAGTTAAGTGAAAATGTTGGAGATTTAGCAGCTATAATAGTAGCTAGTGGAGAGTATTGA
- a CDS encoding LysM peptidoglycan-binding domain-containing protein: MIYKIFMGIFILNSFVLGNSHLNYDIKIKEKNTLVIGIGKGDPSNSKNYYVIKGKEHLEEVANSYRIPLEELLRINNLKNSRDIYPGQILYFEENKKQNGESEGDK, translated from the coding sequence ATGATATATAAAATTTTTATGGGAATTTTTATTTTAAATTCCTTTGTTTTAGGAAATTCTCATTTGAATTATGATATAAAAATAAAAGAAAAAAACACATTAGTTATTGGAATAGGCAAGGGGGATCCTTCGAACAGTAAAAATTACTATGTCATTAAAGGAAAAGAGCATTTGGAAGAGGTTGCCAATTCGTATAGAATACCTTTAGAAGAGCTACTTCGAATAAATAATCTAAAAAATAGTAGGGATATTTATCCAGGACAGATATTATACTTTGAGGAAAATAAAAAACAAAACGGGGAGAGTGAGGGGGATAAATAA
- a CDS encoding ABC transporter substrate-binding protein gives MRKVSKLLLLSSLFLGLATGAFAQKKFVLITMDSMDEHWLSVKKGAETKAKELGDVDIIFRAPAGKVDPNEQTRMVEDAINQKVDAILLAPSDKSALGPVVERAIDEKIPVVIIDSPVDAEGYVTFLSTDNYAAGALAADTLAKLVNEKGKVGIINAQPGAGTAIARSSGFEDRLKEKYPNMKVAGIQYSNGDKAVALNQATDMMTANPDLVAFYGSNEGSTVGISRALEESGNIGKIKLVGFDFSKDTITGLKNGSIQASMVQNPEKMGYDGVAAAYDNINGKEVPKHVDTGVKVVTVGDLK, from the coding sequence ATGAGAAAGGTTTCAAAGTTACTATTATTATCATCACTATTTTTAGGGTTAGCTACAGGTGCTTTTGCACAAAAGAAGTTTGTTTTAATAACTATGGATTCAATGGATGAGCATTGGTTATCAGTAAAAAAAGGGGCAGAAACTAAAGCTAAAGAGTTAGGGGATGTGGATATTATATTTAGAGCTCCAGCGGGAAAAGTTGATCCAAATGAGCAAACAAGAATGGTTGAAGATGCTATAAATCAGAAAGTAGATGCAATTCTTTTAGCACCATCTGATAAATCTGCATTGGGACCTGTTGTAGAAAGAGCTATTGATGAGAAAATACCAGTTGTTATAATAGATTCTCCAGTTGATGCAGAAGGGTATGTAACATTCCTATCTACAGATAACTATGCAGCAGGAGCTTTAGCAGCTGATACTTTAGCAAAATTAGTTAATGAAAAAGGAAAAGTTGGAATTATCAATGCTCAGCCAGGAGCAGGAACAGCTATAGCTAGATCTTCTGGATTTGAAGATAGATTGAAAGAGAAATATCCAAATATGAAAGTAGCAGGAATTCAATATTCAAATGGAGATAAAGCTGTAGCATTAAATCAAGCTACTGATATGATGACAGCAAATCCAGATTTAGTAGCATTTTATGGTTCTAACGAAGGATCAACAGTAGGAATTTCGAGAGCTTTAGAGGAAAGTGGAAATATTGGAAAAATTAAGTTAGTAGGATTTGATTTCTCTAAAGATACTATAACTGGATTAAAGAATGGTTCTATTCAGGCTTCTATGGTTCAAAATCCTGAGAAAATGGGATATGATGGAGTAGCGGCAGCTTATGATAATATAAATGGTAAAGAGGTTCCAAAGCATGTGGATACTGGAGTTAAAGTTGTAACAGTAGGAGATTTAAAATAG